Proteins encoded by one window of Govania unica:
- a CDS encoding glycosyltransferase family 4 protein, which yields MSPDKKKRLVFVINRTQFFLSHRLPIAMAAAQAGYDVHVAVADGPDTPILKATGLSVHTIPLTRSAMSPRGELKTIQSLKSLYETVRPDIVHHVTIKPVLYGTLAARLAGVPAVVNAISGLGFVFTANGAKAALRRGLVSQAYRSILRHHNQRVIFQNQDDYAVFRKAGIVRPHDAFFIKGSGTDLDLFTPRPEPEGPVTIILPARLLRDKGVNEFAAAAHILKARHPSLRMVLVGESDFGNPTAVAEAQLQDWQQSGDLEWWGYQTDMPAVLAQAHVVCLPSYREGLPKSLIDAAASGHPIVTTDVPGCRDVVTHGDNGLLVPVRDAVALADALETLILDRDLRIRMGARGRARAEAEFSLDSVIDKHLTLYDELLSR from the coding sequence ATGAGCCCTGACAAGAAAAAACGGCTGGTTTTTGTCATCAATCGGACCCAATTCTTTCTGTCCCACCGGCTACCGATTGCCATGGCGGCGGCGCAGGCGGGATATGATGTGCATGTCGCGGTAGCCGACGGGCCGGATACGCCGATCCTCAAGGCAACCGGGCTATCCGTTCATACCATTCCGTTGACGCGAAGCGCCATGTCGCCGCGCGGCGAGCTTAAAACCATCCAAAGTTTAAAATCGCTTTATGAGACCGTGCGGCCCGATATTGTCCATCATGTAACGATCAAACCGGTCTTATATGGCACCCTCGCCGCCCGGCTAGCTGGGGTTCCGGCGGTGGTCAATGCCATTTCGGGGCTCGGCTTTGTCTTCACCGCGAATGGTGCCAAGGCGGCACTCCGGCGCGGGCTTGTGTCGCAAGCCTATCGGTCTATTCTGCGCCATCACAACCAGCGGGTGATTTTCCAGAACCAGGATGACTACGCTGTGTTCCGCAAGGCCGGGATCGTCCGCCCCCATGACGCCTTTTTCATCAAGGGCTCTGGCACCGATCTCGACCTGTTCACTCCGCGCCCCGAGCCCGAGGGGCCTGTCACCATCATTCTGCCCGCCCGCCTGCTGCGCGACAAAGGTGTCAATGAGTTCGCAGCGGCAGCCCATATTCTGAAGGCACGCCATCCCTCCCTCCGCATGGTGCTGGTCGGCGAGAGCGATTTCGGCAATCCGACCGCTGTGGCCGAAGCGCAACTTCAGGACTGGCAACAGTCCGGCGATCTCGAATGGTGGGGCTATCAAACCGACATGCCTGCGGTGCTCGCCCAGGCTCACGTCGTCTGTCTGCCGTCCTACCGCGAGGGGCTGCCGAAATCCCTGATTGATGCGGCTGCGAGCGGCCACCCCATCGTCACCACCGACGTGCCCGGCTGCCGTGACGTTGTGACCCATGGCGACAACGGGTTGCTGGTGCCGGTGCGTGATGCAGTGGCGCTCGCCGATGCGCTTGAGACCCTGATCCTTGACCGCGACTTGCGGATTCGCATGGGCGCACGCGGGCGGGCGCGGGCCGAGGCCGAGTTCTCGCTCGACAGCGTGATCGACAAGCATCTCACCCTTTATGACGAGCTTCTCAGCCGCTAA